The DNA window CCATGATGTGGCAAGCTCAAACAATTAAGCGTGATCATCCTTGTAGGCGCATCTCAATCTCCCTGCCTTGGATAAATCCGTGTGACGTCAGTGTGTGGCGCAGCACGCGACGGTGACCGCCTCAGGATTACGATCGTTCTTGTGGTGTGTACGCGAAATCATTCGATTCTGCATCTTTATTGAATAAAACAACCGTTGTATAGCAGGGTTCTCTCTTCACAGATCACGCGACTTGACATCTCGAAAATAAAATATACCTAATCCTACACCTCATTttcctcggcctccaacTGAACAGGCTATTCTATTCGTACTGTACAGTCTCGTTTTTGCACCAGTCCCAAAATGCGGCAGCGACCCCGGTaccaccttcttcctggCTCTTCATAGAATCAACCAAATCTTTCCTCGGGACATGTAGTCTGCCCCACGGGATGACATATGAGCCATTCTGTTCGGGTTGGATATCGGGTGACAAGCCGGCGTATAGTTCAGTATAGCCACCGAACTTGGGATGATGGAGCATCCATTGCTGTCATTCAAAATTAGCCCTGTCGTCATTGGATATATATTGTAGGGAATCTCACGGTCAGGGTATTCGTAATAGTCCCCATATGTCTTTGCAAAGGGCTCTTCAGATTGCCCGGATTGAATGCAACATGAATGACTCCATCGCCTTGAGTCCTTTTAGCGAATTCCGAGGCCAGGAACATATTTCCCGTCTTGCTCTGGGAATATTTGTCTCGCTGATTTCCGTCTTTCTTCGTCCAGGTGATATTCTCCATATCAATTCCACCGGAGGGGGCACCCATGTCGATCGCTAGTGATCCGGCCCAGGCTACCCGCACGGAGCCTTTCGGCTCAGTAGCCGCTGTCCGTTTAAGGATGGGCAGTAAGTTTTGAGTGAAGAGGAAAGGACCCAGACAATTTGTGCCCAATTGAAGCTCATAACCCTAATGTCACATTCATGTCAGTTTtaaggaagagaaaaaatcTCCCTGATCTCGGATTTTATGCATCGTTCTGATCGATAACTCACCTGCTTCGTTTTACTCCCCGCTGGCGGTATCATGACGCCGGCATTGTTCCAAAGCACATCCAATCGGGTTTCATTGGCCAGGAACTCTTCGGCAGACTTCTTGATTCCGGAAAGATCGTCCAAGTCCAAATGAAGAAACTTCAGCTTGCCACTCGAGCTCGGGTGCTCTCCCTTGCACCATGAAATGGTCTCTTGAGCTTTGGGCTCGGATCGTGCCGCAACATATACGGTACCGTTTTTCGCAAACAAGATGTTGACTAGCTCACGGCCCACTCCAGAAGCTCCACCGGTGACAATGAATACCTGCGAAATTCAGTCAGAACCCATTCTAAGATAATAGTCTGCATTAACGCACCTTTCCTGACAGGTCCCCACATTCCTTGTCCGTGAACTTCGGCGCGGGAGGGAAGGACTGACTCCAGATGGACATGGCTGCTTTGAAAGTAAGGATTCGACGATGAAATAAGAGAAaaggtcgatgatgaaaTAAAAAGTGAGAAGGAGGGGCGACCCAACCCTTTATAATCGGGAACCCAATCCAAGAACGGCGTTGATAGTCGGTGGCGACTCCGCCTTCAACCCACCCCACCCAAGCTCGCAAGCTTGTTTCCGGGTCCGCGGCCGCTCTTGGTACTCCACCCGTTCAAAGTGCGGCCGCCTTGCCCGCCACTTTTGCTCTCTACACAATAACCTTAACAGAGGCTGCGGATACTTCCACTTTATGATTCTGTGAGTGATCTTGGCTTATGCACAATTGCCTATGCCCGGCTGTCCTTACACATCATGCTTATCAAATAAATCTTTAGCGATGGACTGGACGACCACCCCTCCGGCGGAAACGGCGGATCGGGCGTGCGTCCGCTGTAAGATACGAAAACGCCGATGCGACAAGAGTCTGCCCAGCTGCTCATTATGCTTGAAGTTAGTAAGCTCGTTTTCATCGCAGCCGGGCCCCCTTTCGGCCGATCTGAACTAATAATCTGCCGTTCATCTTTATAGAGTGCGCCAGGTTTGTGACTACTCCGATCATCCAGTCACTCCGCAGGAGAATGAGATCAGCGATCTTCGCGCCAAGGTACAAGACCTTGAACGCCTTATTACAAACTTGTCAAATCAATCGTCGGTGATCCCAACTCCAGACGAGACGATCAGTGACCTCATTTCCGAAACGGGAAATTCGTCTGATTTTCATACGCAAGCCTCGTTTCTCGAACCCGAGATTGCACATAACTGTAACCCTGGCATGCCAGCTGCGAATATTGCTGTCCCGGAAAATATTTCCAGCATTTTAGGTGATCGAGTCCAAGTCAATCAGATCTCCTCGCACTATTTTCAGAGCACCCATACGTGGATGCCGATCATCAGCAAGCAAAAACTAAGTCGAATAATCGCCGGACACTTACGAGCTGATACAGCATTGCTGCTACTGTGCATGAAACTTCTCTGCCATACTCCCCACGAATCAAACGCAAGGAATGCGTTCCTTTACACTACCGCAAAGCAATTTTCGTGCAGCTTGGAAACTGCTGGACTTTCGTCTCTGAGAACACTCCAGGCCAATCTTCTCATCTCGGTGTATGAATTAGGTCATGCTATCTATCCAGCGGCATATGTTTCAATAGGGCTTTCCGCTCGCCAAGGTATCGCCCTGGGGGTTCACAATCATTCTGCCCCGCAGCTCCCGCGAGCACCCGTCAAGTGGACAGATTGGGAGGAGAGACGGAGAGTCTGGTGGCTCATTTTGATACTTGACAGGTATTTTCCCCCATATTTTAATGCGTCTATTCTTCTCACATTTACTAC is part of the Penicillium psychrofluorescens genome assembly, chromosome: 4 genome and encodes:
- a CDS encoding uncharacterized protein (ID:PFLUO_006682-T1.cds;~source:funannotate); the protein is MSIWSQSFPPAPKFTDKECGDLSGKVFIVTGGASGVGRELVNILFAKNGTVYVAARSEPKAQETISWCKGEHPSSSGKLKFLHLDLDDLSGIKKSAEEFLANETRLDVLWNNAGVMIPPAGSKTKQGYELQLGTNCLGPFLFTQNLLPILKRTAATEPKGSVRVAWAGSLAIDMGAPSGGIDMENITWTKKDGNQRDKYSQSKTGNMFLASEFAKRTQGDGVIHVAFNPGNLKSPLQRHMGTITNTLTQWMLHHPKFGGYTELYAGLSPDIQPEQNGSYVIPWGRLHVPRKDLVDSMKSQEEGGTGVAAAFWDWCKNETVQYE